A stretch of the Rosa rugosa chromosome 5, drRosRugo1.1, whole genome shotgun sequence genome encodes the following:
- the LOC133711510 gene encoding uncharacterized protein LOC133711510, giving the protein MEVQESQDRKPSSDSIYRLFMPTMCTCNTALNLLFNCLTTCDEAEVEARLLEKDAFAATSMIIGTIYSEEISERIVEVLKAKNTGSSAAGNRALLLPDVGRLKPILDHIIKDLSSPFSPFRDFGTFPTDEAKALAPLIEQEAFVAAMIKIRQIYIHEVCKRMVEIKHKNAAASAAGNVASETAAGGVPEAIESQVKSMELAESTVFLHGHKKKDREATTNISLSHLNPPTFSHRNSSSTMEVQDSQDRKPSSDSIIHSLFLPTMVFRNTAVDLLFNFLTTYDEAEVEAEVKARLFEEDAFAVSRSFIGAIYSDEISNRVLEFLKAKNTDTSAAGKGAMLLPDVGVRKPFVGIIIKNLSSPSSPWRHYGTFSTDEAKALAPFIEREAFFAARDKIRKIYIQEVCQRMFEIKHKNAAASAAGNVASETAAGGVPEAIESQLKSMDY; this is encoded by the coding sequence ATGGAAGTCCAGGAGTCACAGGATCGGAAGCCGAGCTCCGACTCCATCTACCGCCTATTCATGCCGACCATGTGCACCTGCAACACCGCCCTGAACCTTCTGTTCAATTGCCTCACCACTTGCGACGAGGCCGAAGTCGAGGCTCGCCTCCTCGAGAAAGACGCCTTCGCCGCCACCAGTATGATTATCGGAACGATCTACTCCGAGGAGATCAGCGAGCGCATAGTGGAGGTCCTCAAGGCTAAGAATACCGGCTCTTCTGCTGCTGGAAACCGCGCCCTGTTGTTGCCGGACGTTGGCAGGCTCAAGCCCATCTTGGACCATATTATCAAGGACCTCAGCAGTCCCTTCTCTCCCTTTAGAGACTTCGGCACCTTCCCCACCGACGAGGCCAAAGCTCTGGCTCCTCTCATCGAGCAAGAGGCCTTCGTCGCCGCCATGATCAAGATCCGTCAGATCTACATCCATGAGGTCTGCAAGCGCATGGTGGAGATCAAACACAAGAACGCCGCTGCTTCTGCTGCTGGAAATGTCGCGTCGGAGACCGCCGCCGGTGGTGTGCCTGAGGCAATTGAAAGTCAGGTAAAATCCATGGAATTAGCAGAATCCACGGTCTTTCTTCACGGTCATAAGAAGAAAGATCGTGAAGCAACAACAAACATTTCTCTCTCACATCTGAATCCTCCAACATTTTCTCATAGAAATTCAAGCTCAACCATGGAAGTCCAGGATTCACAGGATCGGAAGCCGAGCTCCGACTCTATCATCCACAGCCTATTCTTGCCGACCATGGTCTTCCGCAACACCGCCGTGGACCTTCTGTTCAATTTCCTCACCACTTACGACGAGGCCGAAGTCGAGGCCGAAGTCAAGGCTCGCCTCTTCGAGGAAGACGCCTTCGCCGTCTCCAGATCGTTTATCGGAGCGATCTACTCCGACGAGATCAGCAATCGCGTGCTGGAGTTCCTCAAGGCTAAGAACACCGACACTTCTGCTGCTGGAAAGGGCGCCATGTTGTTGCCGGACGTTGGCGTGCGCAAGCCCTTCGTGGGCATTATTATCAAGAACCTCAGCAGTCCCTCCTCTCCCTGGAGGCACTACGGCACCTTCTCCACCGACGAGGCCAAAGCCCTGGCTCCCTTCATCGAGCGAGAGGCCTTCTTCGCCGCCAGGGATAAGATCCGTAAGATCTACATCCAAGAGGTCTGCCAGCGCATGTTCGAGATCAAACACAAGAACGCCGCTGCTTCTGCTGCTGGAAACGTCGCGTCGGAGACCGCCGCCGGTGGTGTGCCTGAGGCAATTGAAAGTCAGCTAAAATCCATGGATTactaa